From the Anguilla rostrata isolate EN2019 chromosome 12, ASM1855537v3, whole genome shotgun sequence genome, the window tgtgttaagATGGGATTTAAAAACAGGCACTGTATGGGCAAGCCTAACATGCAGAGGCAACTcgttccagagtttgggggctACCACTGCAAAAGTGCGATCTCCCCTCTGCTTCAACCTAGATCCTGGGACAACTAGAAGCAACTGGTCAGCAGACCTGAGTGACCTTGATGGGACGTGTGGATGTAACAGGACAGAGAGATATGTTGGAGCTAGCCCATTTAATGATTTGTAGgcaaaaattaaatgtatgtaatatgtGGCCCAATATTATTACGGTCAAATTAGGTAATGTGGCAATTTTGAACCAGCAGAGTTGACACTGATAGTAATTATTGCTGCATCAAATTCAGGGAGCTAATTGATTCAGGTGCCAGTAAGTAAACAGCACACCTCAGTTCAGTTTTACAATCGTGTGTGGTTGAGTATGCCGGTGTGGTGAGAAGAGGATTCTTAAGAGGATtggacacaaaataaaaaaaattgaattttataaataatacatagcCCCTCCTCCAAGAAGGGaatgcctctccctctccatgaGCTCAGAGGGTTGTGCTCCAGGAGGGTATTTAAACATGTGAGAGCACCACATCCTGTTATGAAAGCATGGAGGCGATCTGGACCACGCTGGTTCTGGCACTGATGGCTGGAAATCTCACCCTGGCAAAGGGAAGTTCAGGGTCGGGGTGCACACTGCAGGGGACCCCCAGGCCTGCTTCATTCTCCGAACCTGGGGACTTTGTGATCGGAGGCGTTTTTACCATCCACTACAATTTGATCAACACTGAGAACAACTACACCAGCCGACCCAAAGCGCCACACTGTACAGGGAGGTCAGTGAAGGGAGGAAGAAAACTGTGGAGGCCTGTGGACATATAATGTTGATCTATGagatacatacataaatataaacaaaacacatcatACAATGCATTACGTACATGAACTGTAGAATgcaaatatattgcaatatatattgTTCTACATATATTATGATCTCCACAGGTTTTGTAATAAAGTGAAGATTTACTCTTCACTTTAAAAACTTGttaagtttgttttcttttattttattttgtaaatattatgtATGTTGTCGGTGcgattttattatttcacacaatatttacaggattattattttgattatttcacacattatttaccATCTGTTTCACATTCAAAGTAAGCCGGTACACATGCTTTGAGCAATCAAGTATTCTCTTAtaaaacatatacaaatatatttagcaatttcataaatattaagtTCTGTAATTCTAGAAGtctaataaatataaaatatagagACAAAATGGAACCATTCATTATAACTCCAAGAGCACCTTCTGCCAAAATCTGTTGATCTTTCTTGCTTACCGCTCCTGCTTCATGcttcactctttttttattatctaaatatagaatatgtctaattaaatgaaaataaaagctatATTTTTACATTCCTGTCTTTGGACAACTTATTGCATGTACTGATATGTTATGTTCACACCATATTGTTGTTCAAAACAGTTTAGATTTCCGGGAAGTGCGCTTTGCTAGAACCATGGTTTTTGCCATCAAGGAAATCAACAACAGCTCAGAGCTCCTGCCAGGTGTAACTCTGGGCTACCAGATCCATGACTCTTGTGCCTCTGTGCCAGTGGCTGTGAAGGTTGTGTTCCAGCTGGTTAATGGCATTGAGCCAGTCTTCTTTCCCAACCAGTCCTGCTCAAAGTCTACCACTGTACATGCTGTTTTGGGCGACTCTAGCTCCACTTCTTCCATCGCCATGTCCAGAATTCTAGGACCCTTCGGAATCCCCCAGGTGAGCTCCTCCTGCCCAGTCCTCGTGTGCATGTTCCAATACATTATCATTATATAACCCCTGCACATGTATGTCAAATGTATTTGACATAAATCGGAGAGATTAGCTAATATACaataagtaaatattttttagtaATAAGTAATTTTAGTAATCTGTAAATAGAGATGATAGCCACGATATATTTTGCATTCAGATTCGTACTTCTGAAAAACTTGATGAATGGCTGCATGTATTTGTGCACAGTGCTAATGTATTAGTactgaatagataaataaatacataagtgTTTGTAAGGGGACACACATTTTGTTGTCTTGGCTATCAACTCTAGCACAAtcgatttgaaatgaaacaatgaatatgagtttAAAGAGCAGAATGTAAGCTTTATTTTGAGAGTCTTTACATTCTTTatatacttacagactgcactgcagaTAGGCATGTAGAGATATTTTGAATTACTAATATTCATGGATATAATAATGTTACAATCACTATTAAAATATACATCTTTTCTTTCATGGAGCTGTAGGTGAGCCACTATGCCACCTGTGCCTGTCTTAGTGACAAGCTGCAATACCCCACCTTCTCCAGGACCATCCCCAGTGACTACTACCAGGCAGAAGCCCTGGCTAGACTAGTCAAGCATTTTGGCTGGACTTGGATTGGGGCGGTGAGGAGCGACTCAGACTATGGGAACAACGGGATGGCCGCCTTCCTGCAGGCTGCACAGGCAGAGGGCATCTGCGTGGAGTATTCAGAGGCGCTGTACAGGACCTACCCTCGTGCAAAAGTGCGACACGTGGCAGAGGTCATCAGCAGGTCCACGGCCCGGGTCATTGTGGCATTCATTTCCCCTGGCGACATGCTGGTATTGCTGTCAGAGCTGGAAGGCAAGGTGCTGGCACCGCTACAGTGGATTGGGAGTGAGTCATGGGTCATGGACCGCAAGATGCTGAAGTTCCATCTGTTCGCCGGTGCCATCGGCTTTGCCATCCGCCGCTCAGTCATTCCAGGGCTGCGGGACTTCCTGTTGGACCTGGGGCTGGCACAGGTTTCCCACTCACCACTCCTCACAGAGTTCTGGGAGAGCGCTTTTGGCTGCAGCCTGGGGGGAAGTCAGACTGCAGCAGGCCAGAAAACATGTGATGGAAAACAGAATCTGCGAGATCTGCAGAATCCCTACACAGACACATCCCAGCTGCGCATCTCCAACATGGTGTACAAGGCTGTGTATGCAATAGCCCATGCCATACACAGCATCATCTGCACAGACGAATCTGATGATCCACCCCACTGCAACACAAGTATGCAAGTTCAGCCCAGGCAGGTAAATGGTTTATTATACAATCTTTCGACTATAATGATTAAGGGCATCAACACTGTTATacttgttgttattattattagtattgttattattaggcTGATGCccttataatatatattttgagaGTATTCAATATTGCAGTgcatattacaaataataattcagcAAACACAGTTTTACCCACAGTACACAACTTACTACCTAAAAGGCCACAAAAAAATATAGCATTAAGCTACGTAAATTTCTTTAAATCAGTAGAACAGGTTATTTTCATGGTGAATATACTGATGTGGAATGTGAAAGACCTGCTAATTTTTATGCTGGCCTCAAAAATCTGGGACAGGCATATACCGCTGTCAAGAATGTGAGGATGTGGTTATTGGAGAATACTGAGTGGATGGATAATGTGAAGGTTGAGTGAAAGTTGAGCTGGTTACTAGCAGGTGTACTATCAACCCACTGGCTTCCTCCCATCAGGTCATGGAGCACCTGAGAAAAGTGAACTTCTCCAGGAATGGGTACACAGTCTCCTTTGATACCAATGGAGATCCAGTGGCTACATATGAGTTGGTGAACTGGCAAGTGATGGGGGATGGGCACATGGAGTTTGTGACTGTGGGCCACTATAATGCATCTGCTCCAGATGGACAGGTGTTGTTGATCATGAACAAGAAAATTACCTGGGCAGGTGACCAGCTACAGgtaatttcacattcaaatgtaattcCATGACACAGATATGGTGACATGTCACAGTTGGTTCCATGCtgtgatatttgttttttttgaaggtgcctatgtcagtgtgcagtgaaaGCTGTCCCCCAGGCACCCGGAAGGTCATGCAGAGAGGAAGGCCTGTCTGCTGCTATGactgtgtgccctgtgctgagGGAGAAATCAGCAATGTCACAGGtacagaaaagcagaaataattaCCTATATGTAGCACATGAAATATATTGCATTTAGCAGAAGTAAATgctgaatatgtattttttaatcaatgcattttacaggCTTTCACATGTTGAAAACTAGAGTTAAATGTTTCAATCCCACAGCCCTCAGACCTCTTTTTCATGCCCTGACCTCTGCACTCTCCTGAACAATtaacttttctctcttttgtgcaGATTCCCTGGAATGTATCACCTGTCCAGTCGACTACTGGTCGAATGCTGAGAAGGATGCATGTGTACCGAAGCCTGTTGAGTTCTTATCTTTCCACGAGGTTCTGGGGATCATCCTGGCGGCTTGTTCGGTGACTGGGGCCTGCTTGGCCATCATGGTGGCTGCCGTGTtttacagacacagggacactcCCATTGTGAAAGCCAACAACTCAGAGCTCAGCTTCCTGCTGGtcttttcattgaaactgtgtttcctttgctctcttacctTCATCGGCCAGCCCTCTGAGTGGTCCTGTATGTTACGCCACACTGCATTCGGCATcacctttgtcctctgcatctcttgtgttctggggaaaacaatagtggtgttaatggctttcagggctacacttccaggcagtaatgtcatgaagtggtttgggcccacccagcagagactgagtgttctttctttcactctcatacaggtccttatttgtgtgctttggttaacaatatcccctccattccccaacaagaacatgaagcactacaaagaaaagatcattctagaatgtgatgtaggatcagcagtggggttctgggctgtgctgggttatattgggctcctctctctactgtgctttgttttagcttttctggCCAGGAAGCTGCCTGACAACTTCAATGAAGCAaaattcatcacattcagcattctcatattctgtgcagtctggattACCTTTATACCAGCATATGTCAGCTCACCAGGAaagttcactgtagctgtggagatATTCGCAATTTTGGCTTCCAgctttggtttgattgtttgcatttttgtcccTAAATGCTTCATAATATTGTTTCGGCCTGAGCAAAATACCAAAAAGCACATGATGGGGAAAATACCGTCAAAATCTTTCTGAAGCCCATGAAAAAATGTCAGTAATATTGTCAGTAATGttgattatatttaaatgtttactaTGTTATTTCTTCTGCTGTATATTTCTTTGAGTGAAAAAGTACATAGGTTTATGGACCATTCTCAAAGGACCGTTTATTATCTATTCAGGGATTTCATATCagcaataaaatattgatgaaccagggtgtttgtgttttctggtgtttgtgtttctgtgcaattGTTCAGTCCTTACTGAAAATGCACCAAGAAAAGTAGCAAGATTGGAACTTAACTTACAAGTTTCAAGGAGAACAAAGCCTCTGCCTGCAGAGTGCTGTTTCTGGAGAGCAAGCAGAGTCAGTCTTACTCCTTTGGGAGCTGCAGAAGAGTGCTGCAGGTATTTCTGAAAATTATTGCAGCTGCCATTtaacaatacatttgtttttcagggCTGGGAGGGCATAGCTGTTTTCAGCTCATTCTTTTGTGAGGGCGGATTATTTTTTGCCTGGTGATCATTTGTTTGAAAACTATTTGGTAATATGATCTTAGAAGGGACTCCCACAGATATCCTGCAGACAGCTCTCAGGTAACCAAAAACATACTGCATGATCAGACATGCTTGTTTGTCCACCAGCCATTCTCCATTTAACAGAAGGGGTGTACAGGGATTATTTGTTTATGAGCATAAAATGAACACCTGCCATACATTGACTTTTGAAGTACGTGAAACTGAGAAAAATCAAGAAATGTTATACTGTCACCTCCACAGCCAACAGAGGTGCATTGAGGTTCATGAGACTGATAGAGCAGTTCACACACATCAATCTCTCCACTTCTGACACTTATCAGAATCACAGCGTTAGCCACTTATGTCAGCATGAAACACTCTTCAGAACAACTGTTCAATGATGTGATAATTTGGAAAATAAGTGGGTAAAAGCAAAGGTACTTCTAAGGGTTTTTagtaacaaaatgtatttatttatttatttttgaagggggggggggggttgttgtggTATGTATTCAACAGCcataacatatttttcttcataaaattgCCCACTCATGACCAAGATTGATATTTGCTTTTAGTTGATTTGCTCATCCATTTTGCCTTGAATCTTGAACCAATGGAAGGACATCTTGGTTGAGCAGTATGCGTGCTGACCATGGTTGTCCGTATTTGATGTGGTCTTTTACACAGACTTCAAAGCCAACATCATCTTAGCCACTGTTCCTCATGAATAGAGCCACcagtttgttttcaccatgtgACCTGTCGAGATTTAAACTTATGTTATCCTCCaagggtccccataggcactgcAACGGCTCATTAAAGTGACTACTTGTAAAAGCGAGTTTCCAATTGAGTAATTTATAAcaacaattagttgatctaatatAAGGAGattcaggaaggaaagtgaacatggatggaagtttaaattctacaaaagcatgtctttgagccagtgtTCCATCCTCCTGGCCCTGTATAGCCGCAGGGACGGCTGGCGTTAGAGGTTTCTTAGGTCTGAATTGGATGCTGACCATaaggaacaaacaaaaaccagcaggcgcTGTGGCTCTCTAGAATCAGgattgagtatcactgcagtaaaaaagacaaatgcGACCACATAAAGCAGGGGTATCCAGTCGTATccaaaaagtgtgtgtgtaggtttttGCTTTAACTCAGCACTAAGACACTTGATTCTAATTAAATTCTTGACTTATGATAATGAttagttcattattttatttgacttttttgtgcAGGTTAAgtgttatataactgctctcatttttatcctgggcatttcccactgcttctaacaaaacatATTATGCCCTTGTACAACacttaaaaatactgcagcatgtccacgGTACTAACTAATCGAACTGAATTCAACATGTGACTGTCGTTGTAAACATCACTGTGGCAGGGGTCGGTTTGTGGGAAAGGTTCGGGGCAGTCTGAGGACCgtgcctactggttaagtaggcacatgCACCTGGAGTGCTTCAGTAATTAATCCAGCTATTTGAAGTGTGCTTTCTTCCCAGTAGGGGTCTGTGACCAAGGAAGAGGCAAACTGACAGAGAGGAACGTACCAGCACGAATAAGGCTGGAAAGTGTTTTGTAGTTtcgttattttgtctttgttattttagtttgttgtgttgctttattatttttaccacaATCCTGTGAGGGTGAAGGGCaaagctgttttgtttgtttatagtgactgaattctctctctctttaaagtGCTTAACCCTTAAACAGGCAGGAGTGGAAAATGagttgtaaatttttttttatgttactcCTTATCTCATTTGCACCCAAGTAAAACATTtccatacatatttttttttaatatgttgtatatttcagattttatgagTTGTATCTCCCAGGATGCCCTATTAAGGTgtaaaaacagccaaaatggtaaacattttaatgttttatttgataaaGAGAAGTGATACATTCTTGTTTTCTCTGGTCATTTACATCACACATACAAGTTTTTAAACTGATTTGATAATTTCTCTCAAAGTATAGGCCTACCACAACCTTCAGTTCTACCAATCCAGTTCTAACAAGTGAATATCAACCACATAAAAAGTAACGTAAAAACAAAAGTACAttacaattcatttttcaacaataacattttttaactgaTTCAAAAAGGACAAGGCACATACAAATGAACAACCACAATGcctttcacttcctctctctcattcctcctcctccttctttccactctcattttttgtgaaattttggaAGCAGTTGCGTGGGCTTTTCCCGGTGACGATGCACAGACGAACACCACATTTCTGACAGGAGATGGTTGTCTGTTCATCTGGGCAGAACCTGCACCTTCCCTTGTCAATAAAAACTGGGAAGTGATCCACTTGATCATAGCGGACATCATTCACAGGTCTTGGGGTTGTTGGTCTTTGGATGCATCTGGTGGGCAcatcctcctcccttcccttgGAGGGCCTTCCCTTCTTCTTTCCACCGTGAATAAGTGCATCTGCGACCTCCAGCCTGAATGTCTTGAgctttttgtgcttttgaacaCCAAGGCTAAAGATCGGAATATTCCCTGATTCTCAAATATTCCTGTGTCCAACTCTTCTGTTCAGAAAAGGGGTGTGTCGCGGTGTGTTACAATCACTGTTAATCATCATCTATACTTAATTAATTAGAAAGTATGAATATTCAATGgaataaacataaatacaataaatatattaaatataaaatgtatggtaattattacataaaataGAATTGAAACTCTCATTAACTAAACATCTGTACCAGGGTTGGTTGGCATAACCCCAAAATCAGTGTTCCAAACAATTCAACTCATATTGAGACCCACGTTTGGGATAGTACAATGTTTCCCAGCTAACATCACTCATGACATACtttcaaatattaaatcaaaATTAAGCTGATTCCTATCTCCACTAACTGGCAGTAATATAGTTTCAATatttctgtctgaaaaaaaaaaacaaacaaaaaaaaaaacacaagtttaTGATTTAGTGTGAAGTCCATTATTCCTTTACTTTTGATActacaaaactgaaatattaagtACTTGTCAGATGATTTAATATGTTTTAACATGACTGCAactcaagaaaacaaacatattgATATTACTGTTTTCTCTGACTTTCAAAGGACCAGAAAATAGCTGTGTGCCAACCGAACCCTGTGCCAACCTGCCCCAGTCTTCTCTAGTTTCATACTCCACTACTTTTGGTTAGTTGTGGCATAAATGAAACACCTGTCAGGTGAGTGAGGactatgtgaaatatgtttaattttctgaactcAGCAGTTTTAACCATTAACACCCTCATTTGACATCCGGCACTGAATAACGagcacaagtgcatcaacaaataaaacaccTAATTTATCCAACATGCCTGTGTGGTGAGAAAAGGATTCTTATGCGGATTGgagacaaaataattaaaataattaaaaaatcatgaCAGTCAgtcattttgtaaataatacatattCCTCTGCATGTTTTTCCCCAAGAAGGGAatgcctcttcctctccatgAGCTCAGGGGGCTGTGCTTCAGGTGGGTATTTAAACATGAGAGCACCACATCCTGTCATTAAAGCATGGAGGTGATAAGGACCACACTGGTACTGGCACTGGTGGCTGGACCTCTCACTCTGGCAATGGGAGGGTCAGGGTTGGGGTGCACACTGCAGGGGACCCCCAGGCCTGCTTCATTCTCCCAGCCTGGGAACTTTGTAATCGGAGGCATTTTTTCCATCCACTACTATGTGACCAGCACCGAGTACAACTATACCAGCCTACCCAAAGCACCGCACTGTATAGGGAGGTAAGTGAAGAGGGGAAGAACATTCTGAAATGTGGAGGCCACTGTGGACATGTTTTAGATCTAAGagatatatacataaatataaaccaAATAAGTCATAAAATGCATTACTTATATGAACAGCAGAATGTAACTATATTGTAACATATATTGTTCTACTGTACATATATTATGATCTCCACAGGTTTTGTAATGGATTGTATTACTCTTCATCTAAAAAGCTTGttaagtttattttgttttattttgtttaacataTGTTGTTatagttgttttattatttcatacattatttagaagattttttattttttatttttttagattactattattattttcattatctcACACATTCTTTAGCATCTGTTATACCTTCAAGGTAATGCTTAGAGCAATCAAGTATTCTcttaaattaatcaaatatactatatatttagCAATTTCAGGAATATTTAAGTTCTGTAATACTAGAAGTcaaataaattagaaatataTAGACAATCTGGAACCATTCATTATAACTCTAACAGCACCTTCTGCCATAATCTGTTGATCTTGCTGGTGTACCAAGGCAATGCTccactctttttttattatctaaatatagaatatgtctaattaaattaaaataaaaggtatatttttatattcttgTCTATCAACAACTTATTGCATGTTCTGTTATGTTCATGTCATTGTGTGTGACTTGTCATATTGTTGTTCAAAACAGTGTAGATTTCCGGGAACTGCGCTTTGCTAGAACCATGGTGTTTGCCATCAAGGAAATCAACAACAGTTCACAGCTCCTGCCAAGTGTAACTCTGGGTTACCAGATCCA encodes:
- the LOC135236483 gene encoding extracellular calcium-sensing receptor-like, with product MVFAIKEINNSSELLPGVTLGYQIHDSCASVPVAVKVVFQLVNGIEPVFFPNQSCSKSTTVHAVLGDSSSTSSIAMSRILGPFGIPQVSHYATCACLSDKLQYPTFSRTIPSDYYQAEALARLVKHFGWTWIGAVRSDSDYGNNGMAAFLQAAQAEGICVEYSEALYRTYPRAKVRHVAEVISRSTARVIVAFISPGDMLVLLSELEGKVLAPLQWIGSESWVMDRKMLKFHLFAGAIGFAIRRSVIPGLRDFLLDLGLAQVSHSPLLTEFWESAFGCSLGGSQTAAGQKTCDGKQNLRDLQNPYTDTSQLRISNMVYKAVYAIAHAIHSIICTDESDDPPHCNTSMQVQPRQVMEHLRKVNFSRNGYTVSFDTNGDPVATYELVNWQVMGDGHMEFVTVGHYNASAPDGQVLLIMNKKITWAGDQLQVPMSVCSESCPPGTRKVMQRGRPVCCYDCVPCAEGEISNVTDSLECITCPVDYWSNAEKDACVPKPVEFLSFHEVLGIILAACSVTGACLAIMVAAVFYRHRDTPIVKANNSELSFLLVFSLKLCFLCSLTFIGQPSEWSCMLRHTAFGITFVLCISCVLGKTIVVLMAFRATLPGSNVMKWFGPTQQRLSVLSFTLIQVLICVLWLTISPPFPNKNMKHYKEKIILECDVGSAVGFWAVLGYIGLLSLLCFVLAFLARKLPDNFNEAKFITFSILIFCAVWITFIPAYVSSPGKFTVAVEIFAILASSFGLIVCIFVPKCFIILFRPEQNTKKHMMGKIPSKSF